A genomic segment from Comamonas terrigena NBRC 13299 encodes:
- a CDS encoding HDOD domain-containing protein: MVQTALTSLALGYRPLWNAARKLVGVQLFMHEGGDDQPDVPHFLRMLQEMAAPTAPRLILSPQSRHLLGLLLQHTVRDAQQLIEVRGEWLADSALYDLVQRAQARGVRLVWRGALNDLPDADSARWFASSMLRLAPQDAIQLMQLSPGAPAPEHLALLDGQIYEELHSRAIMHRCLDQHRAAAIAGWPSEDVQHKLRGERALAPSHDHVMRLLKAVDADESFETFEQILSEDPMLAYRFMVFTNSASLALRSGVDSLRMGFVMLGYSQLKQWLANQLTQASADKDLQPIRAATVMRAQLTERLLDPGVSQELRSEVYLCGLFSRLDELLDEPLSQTLQRLPLSERIHEAAVEEDGPYAPSLLLAKALEKEDGPVVRELCARYDIDLEHVNRTLLRTISEWPAERLAL, translated from the coding sequence ATGGTTCAGACTGCGCTCACCTCTTTGGCCCTGGGCTACCGCCCCCTGTGGAATGCCGCCCGCAAACTGGTGGGTGTGCAGTTGTTCATGCACGAGGGTGGCGACGACCAGCCCGATGTCCCGCATTTCCTGCGCATGCTGCAGGAAATGGCGGCGCCCACGGCGCCCCGGCTCATTCTGTCGCCCCAGTCGCGCCACCTGCTGGGTCTGCTGCTGCAGCACACCGTACGCGATGCGCAGCAACTGATCGAAGTGCGCGGCGAATGGCTGGCCGATTCTGCGCTCTACGACCTGGTGCAGCGTGCCCAGGCCCGCGGTGTACGCCTGGTATGGCGCGGCGCGCTCAACGATCTGCCCGACGCCGACAGCGCCCGCTGGTTCGCCAGCAGCATGCTGCGCCTGGCCCCGCAGGACGCCATCCAGCTGATGCAGCTGTCGCCCGGCGCTCCGGCACCCGAGCACCTGGCACTGCTGGACGGTCAGATATACGAAGAACTGCACAGCCGCGCCATCATGCACCGCTGCCTGGACCAGCACCGCGCCGCCGCCATCGCGGGCTGGCCTTCGGAAGACGTGCAGCACAAGCTGCGCGGCGAACGTGCACTGGCACCCAGCCACGACCATGTGATGCGCCTGCTCAAGGCCGTGGATGCGGACGAATCCTTTGAAACCTTCGAGCAGATCCTGAGCGAAGACCCCATGCTGGCCTACCGCTTCATGGTGTTCACCAACTCGGCCTCGCTGGCCCTGCGCTCGGGCGTGGACTCGCTGCGCATGGGTTTTGTGATGCTGGGCTACAGCCAGCTCAAGCAGTGGCTGGCCAACCAGCTGACCCAGGCCAGCGCCGACAAGGACCTGCAGCCCATACGCGCCGCCACCGTGATGCGTGCCCAGCTGACCGAGCGCCTGCTGGACCCTGGCGTCAGCCAGGAGCTGCGCAGCGAGGTCTATCTGTGCGGCCTGTTCTCGCGCCTCGATGAGCTGCTGGACGAGCCGCTGAGCCAGACGCTGCAGCGCCTGCCGCTGTCCGAACGCATCCACGAAGCCGCGGTGGAGGAAGACGGCCCCTACGCTCCCAGCCTGCTGCTGGCCAAGGCGCTGGAAAAGGAAGACGGCCCGGTGGTGCGTGAGCTGTGCGCGCGCTACGACATCGACCTCGAGCATGTGAACCGCACGCTGCTGCGCACCATCAGCGAATGGCCGGCCGAGCGCCTGGCGCTGTAA